From Astyanax mexicanus isolate ESR-SI-001 chromosome 16, AstMex3_surface, whole genome shotgun sequence, one genomic window encodes:
- the slc7a6os gene encoding probable RNA polymerase II nuclear localization protein SLC7A6OS, whose product MDPSTTILRVKRKRGTDPADALLLACKRIRPEPNSAQPAAAEPGPEPATTAAEPRIENSVFKLVATVSSQDAPVQPHVREALSRPRLAHALRPSQGSSQRIIGDLRSVKWSTRREERYRILSSHRTGLPAEPPAPRETEAQETGTPTEPDPRLSLGDMQVFDIVQEEEEEDEKVPGKNVKSDTETILCNSVKMIRQKLAVSTDGLGTEHREKEDDYVYDLYYQETATPGWIQDILSVRPYSEEGELVPEEVAWEEEVYEDEDDENEERNWRNDYPDEEDSEDGSDAEERYGGCWSEEHSYSRRSWERYQQEVMKEVEDDEDEDGEDYGSD is encoded by the exons ATGGACCCCAGCACCACTATTCTCCGGGTGAAGAGGAAGCGGGGGACCGACCCCGCGGACGCGCTGCTGCTGGCCTGCAAGCGCATCCGGCCGGAGCCGAACTCAGCGCAGCCCGCGGCCGCAGAGCCGGGCCCGGAGCCCGCCACCACCGCCGCCGAGCCCCGCATAGAGAACTCCGTCTTTAAGCTGGTGGCCACGGTCTCCTCACAG GATGCTCCAGTCCAGCCTCACGTCCGCGAGGCTCTGTCCCGCCCCCGGCTGGCCCACGCCCTGCGCCCCTCTCAGGGCAGCTCCCAGAGGATCATCGGAGATCTCCGCAGTGTCAAATGGAGCACCAGGCGAGAGGAGCGCTACCGGATCCTCTCCAGCCACCGGACTGGGCTCCCGGCAGAACCGCCGGCGCCGAGAGAGACAGAGGCCCAGGAGACAGGCACTCCGACAGAGCCTGATCCACGCTTATCTCTGGGAGACATGCAGGTGTTCGACATCgttcaggaggaggaggaggaggatgagaaaGTCCCGGGAAAG AACGTAAAGTCCGACACAGAGACGATTCTGTGTAATTCAGTGAAGATGATCCGGCAGAAGTTGGCCGTGTCGACGGATGGACTCGGGACTGAACATCGTGAGAAGGAGGACGACTACGTCTATGACCTGTACTACCAGGAGACGGCCACGCCGGGCTGGATCCAGGACATCCTGTCCGTCAGACCCTACAGCGAGGAGGGAGAGCTA GTGCCGGAGGAAGTGGCGTGGGAGGAGGAGGTGTATGAAGACGAGGATGATGAGAATGAAGAGCGTAACTGGAGGAATGACTATCCGGATGAGGAGGACAGTGAAGACGGCAGTGATGCTGAAGAGCGCTATGGAG GCTGCTGGAGTGAGGAGCACTCCTACAGTCGGAGGAGCTGGGAGCGCTACCAGCAGGAGGTGATGAAGGAGGTGGAGGATGATGAAGACGAGGATGGAGAAGACTATGGTTCTGActga